CAAAACGCCGCAAAATTAGACAAGGTATGATTTGGGATTGATTTCAATTGCGTTTTGAAATTTTGGATTTCGGACTGCATTGGATAATTGTGCATCTACgtttgtttgaattttgtttgtattttttgtGGGTAATTTAGATTTTTGCGAGGCCGTTTGTTGGAGCAATGGAGGGACATATCGATTCCATTTCCTGCATGGCAAAGAATCCAAACCACTTGACAGGAATATTTTCTGGTTCAATGGATGGAGGTACTTTGTTCCTCTCAAATTTTGGATTTCCTTTTCGTATTTATTCCTAGCTATTTATGTGGACATCTCTTTAGAGATTTTGATAGATTCTGAAAGACTTCaaaccaattttctttttattcagataattttttatttacataaaCGCAATACCACCCCCACTTCCTTCAAATCACTTTCTTTTATAGTTTTTATTGAAATAACAATCttcttttaaccaaaaaaagaaaaacattcgctgataaagaaaaattaatcaCCTTTCCAAGGCTATTGTGGTTAAGTGATTGCAATAAAAGGCCAGGTCTAGGGTACGAAAAGTGGGGCTGGTGAAGATTGAAGATACAATAGAAGAAGAGGGATAAGAGAGATAAGAGGGAATGGGTTGGGTAAAGTTGGCATGGAGAGAGAAAGTAGCTTGAAATGAAATCCTATGAGTGGAGTTGGGATTCTTATAGCCTTTTTTATGCTTATCTTATGCTCTCAAATCCTACAAAATATTTCATTCAATGAAATCCTTGAAAATCTGTGACTTTTTTAACACCTATAGATTTGTATGAATTGTTAGAAGtgtttaaaatcttaattgactACTTTTGCATTTGGATGAACTCtttaaaagtattttaaaaTCTTGGTTGACTACTCTGTGagtttaaaatcttttaaaatcctatCAAATCTTAATTTGAGTACACCCCCTAAGATTTACATGCATTCTaacaaaatcatttaaaatcctaattgactaCACCAAGATTTTGAAAGACTTTAAAATCTTGGTGCGGTCAATTAGGATTTGAAAAGACTTTTTTTAGAATGGAGGTGTAGTCAAATTAgcattttaaaagactttaaaataTTGGTGTAATCAACTAGGATTTTAAATGACTTTTTTAGAATGCATGTAATTCTTAGTGTAGTAAATTGAGATTTGGATAGACATTTTTAGAGTGCTTGTTATCTAggtgtaataaaaaaaaattcaaagatttGGTAGTATACAATTAAGATGTGGATTTTGTTGATTTGAGAGCATGAAGTACATataacaaaaaccaaaaagaatcCCATCTCACCCCAAGGATTTCATTTCAAGATTATGTTCttcgatctctctctcccttgccACCCATGCCCAACCCCATATGCCACTCCGCTAGCGGGCAACTCTCTCTCCTACAGTTAACAGAGACGAAGTACTATTCGAGTATGCGGCCCGGTTTGGGTACGGAATTTGCTAGTAGCTGATAGTACTGTTTGCTAGAGAGTAGACATAGATAGTACAATATTCAGTTTGATTCGTTCTAAATTCATAATTGGtttgattatttttcttttacaatTAAATTTTGTAGTTATTACTTATTTTAAGCAATTATTGAGTTTTATACAGTTGCTTATTTGTGTGCATTCTAAGAATGTGTTTGGTGGTTTTAATATGTTTAACATGTatctaaataaaacaaaaaaaaaaaaaaatggttaggGACatgcaaacaacaacaacaaagcattttcccactaagtagggtcagctatatgaattctagaacgccattgcgctcggttctgtgtcacatcttccgttagatccaagtactctaagtcttttcttagagtctcttccaaagtcttcctcTATcctttcggccctgaacctctatcccgtaatCTCATCTTCTAACCAAAGTGTCACTAGGccttcgtttcacatgtccaaaccactgtaaccgattttctctcatatttccttcaattttggctactcctgcTTTACCCCGGATATGTAAGAAAATAGATGGTTTAATATGGTTGAGTACATGCAtcgaaataaaaacaaacagatAACTAGGATCATTAGGGATATGCGTTACAAAATACATATAACCTAAGAAACAAATATAAGTATAATTTTGTGCACAGTTTTTTAGAAATCATTAAAGTACAAAAAATCCATAGCAAAAcctcacaaaaaaaattattttaacatAGTTTAagcaaaagtagaaaagaaaTATCACAACTACCCCAACATAATATCAACTCCATTTCATCCAATGAGAATGAGGAAGATGATTGTATTTAAGTgcaataatcaaatgaaatatTCACGAgtcaacctcaatcattcagaAGGATTCTGTCGTAAGCTTTGTTGCTTGAAAATGTTAGAACAAGGGTGAGATTGCTACTGGTAAGTAAAGTTATTTTAGAGAAGTCGGGTGACAAAGTagtgatttgatggacttgttttgaccctcaaattcttcagtcggccttatactctggaggaaaccagaaaaccctccagcccagttcaagaataagcctgtggaaagttacttcttcaaaagcaaaagtatcccatattatctcttctcatttttcttctctttatccttcatgctgcctgcaagattgggagaatgtgaacaatcagccggagctctgattgcttaccttgtctgtcacctcttcgagcagaccccctagctcggcgacttgggggactcctactacatggtttgtatcgcgcttgaccaagcctgaaactacaagtaagctttaagtgaaattgatacattaccttgtgcatctccatcagttacagataccacccctggatggaggaagagtacttccagagaagatgccacatctacctatgagacagataaggcaagtcaagacgataccacactccggtacttagaagtttcgtggttacgagatcattctcccacaatatttcctaatatcatttgtactaaatcattcacttgtactcactaaaggagagcttgaacctatgtacttgtgtaaacccttcacaattaatgagaactcctctattctgtggacgtagccaatctgggtgaatcacgtacatcttgtgtttgctttcctatctctatccatttatatacttatccacactaatgaccggagcaatccagcgaagatcacaaaaagtgaccgttttcgctacctaggatctatcttgcaagagaacgaagaattagatggagatctcaaccatagaatacaagctggatggatgaagtgtaagagtgcatcggcgtgttgtgtgaccgtcgtaggccactgaagctcaagagaaaattttataggacggcaataaggccagcgatgttgtatgacacagaatgttgggcggtgaagcatgaacacgtacacaaaatgggtgtagcggagatgaggatgcttcgtgggatgtatgggcacacgagaaaggataagattgggaatgaggatatccgaggtaaagtaggagtagccaaaattgaaggaaatatgagagaaaatcggttccggtggtttggacatgtgcaaagaaggcctactgacgctccggttcgaaaatgtgactacgggacagaggttcagggccgaaggggtagaggaagacctaggaaaactttggaagagaccctaagaaaagacttgagtacttggatctaacggaggacatgacacaaaaccgagcgcatggcgttctaggattcatatagccgaccccacttagtgggaaaaggctttgttgttgttgttgttgttgttgttgttgggtgACAAAGCAGTGAAGATGCAATCATTGCAAGAAGTCATACAAATATCCGAATACTTGTATCAGTTATCATTTACTAGgtactaatattatattataagacatatttttttattaattttgtttttttattaaatttgtatattattattatattataaacaattaataaaaaaattactaatAATTTTTATAACATAATACTATACCTATTAGATGATAACTAGTGCGAGGAGTAGAATATTTGTATGGCTTCTTGTAATGATTGCACTTCCACTACTTTGTCCCTCCCGAATTATCTAAAGTAACATCACTTACTATTAGTGGTTTCACCctgttttgaaaattttgggccATGAAGCTTGCGACAGAGTCCTTTTGGATGATTAGGTGACAAAGTCCTTTTGGATAATTAGGTTCACTCGTATATATTTCATTTGATTGTGGCACTTCAATACAATCATATTCTTTGTTCTCATTGGATGAGATTGAATTGATATCATGCCTAGGGAAATGTGGTTATTCTCTCCTTTTGCCGAAAACTATcttagaatatttttttttcttgaggtTTAACTATGGATTTTTTGCAATTGGATGATTTATGAACAATAACCGTGcacaaacacaaatttataCCTATATTTGTTTTTTACGTTACATTTATTTTGTAACGCATATCCATAAGGATCCTAATGatctgtttgtttttatttcgaTGTGTGTACCCAATTATATTAAACCATTTGTTTTCTTACATGTATTTTGTAAGGCTTATCCCTAactgttatttttgtttttattttgatgcaTGTGGATCATATTAAAATCATTAAACACCTTATTAGAATGCACACAAATAATAGCTTACAACAAGAATGTATAATTATaagtatttttataattaaaacaatttacatttttttaattcgtAGTGTCTGTCTACTCTCTGGCGAATGGTACTATGGGTTACTAGCAAATTCCGTACCCAAGCCGCGAACTAGAACCGTACTCTGTATCTGGCAACTATGGGCCGTTGACTTCTCTAGGTGTTAATGTATTTTAAAGTATACCTTGAATTGATTTACTCCAAACTGTAATCTTGTGGCTTGATTTAACTGCAatatttgttgcatcattcacAATCAGGAGTGTTTTATTATCCATATTCAAATTTGTGGATCTACTTGCCTTATTCCTTATATTAAGTTTGGTATTTGCTAAATATAACATGGTACTAAACTTTCAGAGTTTGAATATGTTTTAGTTTCTTGATTCATATTAGTATTcacgtgtatttttttttttttggcagaaATTCGGCTCTGGAATTTAGCTTCCAGGTAATCAGTCTTTATGGTTTTCTCATGTGGAGTATTATATGAAGTGATTGAGACTTGGACCAGGTGTCCCTGGTTTTGAatcattgtatatatatatataaattagatCCTTTCGTTATTTTCGTACTTCATAAACAATTGAAATTATTATATTTGCTATAATTATTGAACCAAAAAAAGGCGGACAGTTTGTCGGTTTCCTGGTCACAAAGGTGTCCAAGGTTTAACAGCATCTACAGATGGGTGCGTTCTTGTTTCTTGTGGAACTGATAGCACGTAAGTCATAACCTTCTGGGTTTATACCCTTGTCCCCTCTACAAACTTAAGTTCTTGTACCATTAATGAAGATTTGTCCATGATGGACTCACTATCTTCCCTTTTCAGTGTTAGGCTCTGGGGTGTACCTGTTTCTAATCTCCTGGAGGAAGATGTCTCATCTGATAAATCTGCTGAGGTATTGCCTTCCTAATACTGTCATGTGTCTTTCCAATAAATGAGTTGTCCACATTATACCTACATAACTAGTTATACACCGCGGGAAACTTATGTTTGGAAGAACGCGTTTCGGTAAGTTTCTAATTGAATTTTTAGAGACGACACTTATTAGTTGATCTTACAAATTGATTGATATGTCCTATGATTGTCAAAGTTCCTAATATTTAGGTTTACATTCTCATTTGAAGGTCTGTTGATCACCAGTGGAATTCTGATCGGTTTGCTACGGGTGGAGCTGGAGTAGATATATGGAACCACAACAGGTTTTGATCTGGCCTAGTTATTCTTCTATCAAGTAAAGAAAACTATAATTTATATCCCTCATAAGtggataaatattttttattgtttatttattttgatgcATAGGTCTGCACCAGAGCAGAGTTACCAATGGGGCACAGACACAGTTGTATCTGTTCGATTTAATCCTGGAGAGCCAGATATCTTGGCAACATCTGCAAGGTATGTTTTGATGCTCATAGATAAGATATGTATAACAATACTAGTAATAAAAACTTGTACAGTAAACAGATTAGATACAATGTGCTTGCTCATTCTGGTTTTTGGTTCTGGATACCTTGTTTTCTAATTTAGTATTCTGTTACATTTGTTTTATTTAATAAGAATGGAACTAATAAAAACTATCTTGGGAAAACAAATGCATTCGTGTCAAAGAAATTCTGTAATTATTGTCTGTTACaacaacataattttttttttttttttatttgttcataCTGCAATGATTTTATTTCATCTTTCCATATTGTTTGCTTCGTTTCTAACAAATTATATAGTATCGTATTTTAGGATAGAAAGTAATATATGATTTCTGTTGCAGCAATCGTAGCATAGCACTATATGACCTGCGCATGGGAAAACCAACATCAAAGTTTATAATGAGGGTATTGATACCAAATCATCTCTGTCTAGTTCAtccctttaatttatttacagTTTTGATTTTAAACTTATGAGAGCTTAGAAAATAGCAATATTTGTTGCTGTCTCTTAATGGTATTTCTAACTTGCATTTTATTTTGACAGACGAGAACCAATTCCATTTGTTGGAACCCAATGGAGCCAATCAACTTCACTGCTGTAAGGATGTAAAttaagaattttttatttgtaatctTTGTATAAGGGATTTGCTCCAGGCTATCTCTGTGCAtccttttcattgttttaggaTGTTTAACCATCACATTTAAGCCTGAGAGTTGAGTTCCGGAATAAAACTTTAACTCTACCGAATGCAACTTGGTAATATGATAATAATGATTTGGTCCTTGGAGCAAATTCCTCTTTGTAAAAAATCTTGTAATCAATgtaagtaaatttttttttttacttatgtTTGTTACTCTTaccaagaggtcgcacttggtgcgatggcaagtgccttcgcccatgagcggtaggtctcgggttcgagacttgggagcagcctctccataaatgggggtaaggttagccgacattcacctctcccagaccctgcgtaaagcgggagccttgtgcactgggtacgaccttttgtTACCCTTACCAGTGGTTTTAGAGACGCCAATGCTCAAATATGttggctttcttcttcttcgtgtAGCATTTCTTATTCTATTCTGTGAAGGTGCTAATCTAATTCCTCAATTATAGGCAAATGAGGATTCCAACTGTTATAGCTTTGATTGTAGAAAGTTTGGTGAAGCTACGTGTGTTCACATGGATCATGTTTCTGCTGTGTAAGTTGATAATTTTGCAATTGGAATATTCAGTGTGTAAAGTTTAGTATTGTGTACCAAAGTTCCATTCTTTTGTTTCTCAGGAGGATATTGATTATTCTCCAACTGGTCGAGAATTTGTCACTGGGTCTTATGATAGAACTGTGAGTTCCCTTTTGCATATGATTAAACTCCATTTCATCTTTGTTTGTGTGAATATAGCCTTAGTCCTCTTAAAAAAATTCCTTTGCAGGTGATGATTTTCCCGTATAATGCTGGTCACAAACGGGAGATATATCATACAAAGAGAATGCAAAGGTTTGGCTTTCAAGCATTCCTTCCCTTATTTGGATGCTCATATTTGTTGAACATATGTTATTAGCTTTCATATGCCAATCACAGCACTATAACTTTATGTTGATCAACTTAGATATTCTGACTCTTTTGTTTCCCTCGTCCTTCTTTTTATGTAGGGTGTTTTGTGTCAAGTACAGCTGCGATGGTAGTTATGTTATTTCCGGGAGTGATGACACTAATCTTAGGCTTTGGAAGTCTAAAGCATCGGAACAATTGGGAGTTGTAAGAAATCTCTTCTTTACCTCATGTTTTTGTTGCCTTAGGATTACAGCACGGTTTTTACCTTGGTACTCGGGAGTTATTCTTCCATTACCTGTATCTGATATGCACTCATTATATCCTTGTATATTACATTACACCTGACAGAGCTTTtgtgagcattttttttattttgttgggtAACCTTTTTTCTCTTAGAAAAGAAAGAATGCATAAATTGGTTTGACCACAGAATTTTGTTCTTACCATGCACGCTATCACCATCACCAAACAGGCATGAAACTCACAGATATAAACTTTTAATTATCGTCATCCAGCTTCTTCCAAGGGAACAGAAAAAGCATGAGTATCATGAGGCTGTCAAAAACCGCTACAAGCACCTTCCTGAAGTCAAGCGTATTGTGAGGTATAAAAGGATGATGCCTGCTGTTATTCGTTATTTCTTATTAAAATAATGAATTGTATTTGAAATGtaaaatggtttaatcatttttaGCCTCTGTTTCTCATCTATCTGTTGTTCTGAATGGTGATTGTGTAGGCACAGGCACCTACCAAAACCAATATACAAGGCAGGTAAGCAAATTCGTGAACAAAATGAATCTCAGAGAAAGAAGCACGAGAAGAGGAAGGCCCACAGTGCCCCAGGAAGCATCGTTCAAGAGCCATTACGTAGAAGAAAAATCATCAAAGTCGAGTGAAGAGTGTGGGTTAATGTTGGCATATTTGTGAGCTCTATACCAGTGCCTTCACAGTTGAAGCATTCCTCACCATGGACCTTGGTGCGGTGTCTATAGTGGCTTTAACGAACGATAGTTTATAGAGGTTGGTTCGAGTAAAAACTCTATGTCAAAGTTTAgttaaattcaatttcataGAGGAATATTGTGTTTCGCTTGGTTGGTGGCCTTGTGAAATGTTTCATGTGGAAATGTTCAGCTCCCGATCTCAATGTGGTTCGGAATTTTTGATGAATAGTGTTTCGGAATGTTCAGAATGTTTATACATTTCATAACAAAGCATGTTGTCAATCTTAACTCAGATTTGAATTGAAATGTAGTCATAGTTTGATTAGTTAAGGAGTAATATTCTCTCTCCTTCCATCTACTCGCACCtccctatatttttttttctgcagtGAAGTCAACATAAGATGATGCGGCTTAATTGTGGCCGTTCAAATAAGACGGGGCTGGAGGGAAGGGAAATTTGGAGGACAGAGAACTACTCCATTAAAGAATTGGGTGCTGGGTAGGTAAAGGATGTTCATTACCAAATACCAAAGCATATGTATCTTGCTCTTTATCTCCATGAGTTCTCATTTACGGATCGCCGTTGTAAAAAATCAACTGAATCAGGTTAATTATGTATGAGACTATTTTCCttctttattgaaaaaaaaaaactggggtAAATGACTGCTTGCCCATCAAGTTTGTGTTTAATTGCAATCGCATCATTATTTTCAAAACATTACAATCTCATATACAAACTTACAATTTTATTGTAATGTTTAAAAGATgatgtatgagattgcaattgaaCACAAACTTAAAAGAACAAATTGTAACTTATCCCAAAAACTAATCTATCTTGGAAATGAATTTCCTtaaaaaattgaatgatttAGATCATATAATTACAATGTGGAGTTGCATACCCCAATGGATAGAGTTTGAGCATTTAAACTAAAGATTGGAGGATTCAGGCTACATCACATAATAAGTTATCCATAATAATTTGGTTATGAATTCGTTATAATAAAGTCAAACTTAAAATTTCtcacttttaaataaaaataaataaaattagacCATATTAAGtggtttaaaataaaataaaaaatcatgagAACTTGGTTATTtgtcaaaaaaagaaagaaaaatatcaacCTGGTTAATGGCTTGGCTTTTAAACTGGACcacataaaaaaatcatcaacaaaatacataaaagtCGCAGGCAAAtacaaaataatcaaaaccaCACGACTGTTCCTGTGTGTCTTCCATGGCTTTCACAGCTGCTCCTCCTCAGGCTTCACACACTTTGTTCCTCAGAAGCCCACCAGCAACAACAACTACAAGAGCAAGAACATCAACCAcaacaagaagaacaagaagccaTGTGAGTGTACACGTGCACGCATCTCAGGGGCCGAGCGACCGCGAGAGGGCCCCGCCAGGAGTTGATACAAGAATCCATTGGGAAAATGACGATGAAGGTTGGATTGGAGGAAGCAGCAGCAGGAAAGAGCAGGCGGAGCAAGAGCCGGAGTCGGAGCAGCAGAAGAGTCAGAGGCAGAGCAATCTCTTGGGAGACAAGTTTGCTGATTTGCTCAATGACTCCATTTCTGATTCCCATTACCAGTcagtctttcttcttttctcccttccactcatttttaaattcaatttctttatGTTTTAGTGCTATAATTGTAAATTATTAATTGACGTGGAATTTACACGTAAAATAGATTATCTTTTACCACTTCCGTTACATTATGGTGGATTGTCATGACGATTAGATTCTTCGGCATTCCGGATGCAATCTTTGTCTATCCGTTTAATATAGATTAGTGTAAAATATCGCATGTATATAAAAATTCTCAAAGTTACTACATGGAAAATTTTGTCAAGGCTTTGTTGTGTTAGAAAAGTATTTCCTACTCTTTAGTGCATATGAACTCGTTTGGCAATGTTTTTAAAACGATAGAAAccatttttgatgaaaatgcttttggaatcaattcttagtaaaaagcACATAACTGATGTTTTTGGCAAGAAGcgctttaagtgtttttaaacccaaaaagtttttttttttttttcaagcgggttcaatcattttaaaagcaattcCGAACAAGTCGATGAATGATATATTACCCTTTCTCTCTATAGCAATGCAGTATAGTGGGATATCAAACAAATGTAAATTTTTGAGTTTCTTACTACTTAATACTCTTCTGATTCATTGTCAATTGacaccaaaaatattttcaggtTCTTAGGGGTATCTGCAGAAGCTGATTTAGAAGAAATCAAAGCCGCATATCGAAGACTATCCAAAGAGTACCATCCGGACACCACTTCTCTTCCCCTCAAGACTGCGTCCGACAAGTTTGTGAGGCTACGAGAAATTTATGATGTGTTGAGCAACGAAGAGAGCCGTAAGTTTTACAACTGGACCCTCGCTCAAGAGGCTGCAAGCCGCCAAGCGGAAATAATGCGAATGAAGTTGGAGGATCCTTACGTGAAAGCAGTAGAGACGTATAAACCTGTCCCGGACATGGTTGATCGTCTTGGTGGAAAGAACATGGCGCTGGGCGATCAAGCGATGACAGCCCTCACCATCGATGTTTTGATCATCGTTTTTGCTATTTGTTGCATCACATATGTCATCTTCTTCAAAGAGCCATACTACTAGTACTACAAGCTAGCTTGACAATCAAGTAACACAGAAAAAATATACTACAATGTACATTTAAACTGCTTCTTTCTTCGCTCCCCACCTCGTTTTCTTTTCTTCGTTACAAGCTCTACCTTTGCTGGAAGATAATTGTTGCACCAGAGATCATCTCGGTTTTCCTAACTCAACATAGCACGCAAGTGGAAAATTGCCTTAATGTTAGGGTCTTCATCTTCAATTGCGTTTCGAGTTCAAATTCTCTTCCTTTCCTTAATGTAATTAGAGTAGTAGTATCGTACAACAAAAACTTAATAAAGACTTAAGGAAActgttattgacactctaaaaatttaattatgcACTCCTCATTTGGAGTTTAGAGTagtagtatttttctttctaaatataaatatttggaCTGCAAAATAAGAATTTTTGAGTGCCAATAAAAATTTcttacataaattgcaaaaaaaaaaaaaaaaaaaaaaaatcaacaaagagagaaaaatacctAAAGGCTAGTAGGTTTATTTGTAGTTGGTTATGAAACATGGATGCTAGGAAGGATtgaccacaacaacaacaacaacaacaacaaagccttttcccactaagtggggtcggctatatgaatcctagaacgccattgcgctcggttttgtgtcatgccctccgttagatccaagtactctaagtcttttcttagagtaaTTTGtggaaattatattttacaccCTCAGGTTTGGGGTGGTTTTCAAAATGGAACATGGGTTCTATTTTTCTTAACATTGGACCATGAGGTTTTGAAATTATATTTGTCTATACCATCCTTATGTTTGAACGTCTAAGGGGTCACGCGTCCACCAATcatcaatttaatgaagaatagTCAATTAGATCGGGCATAAAAGACAGGGTAATGCTATTTACACACACCTATTTACCTCCCACAcaccctttttaatttttgttcattgatCTGAAAGCCGAAATTTAGATGGTATGTGAGTTGTAAAAATGTGTGTGTTGATAGCACTAGCCAAAAGATATATATACACTAAGACGTGGTGGTGGATCAAGAGTgcacaaaactaacaagagaaagCCTTGacacaaataaatttgtgagaTATCTATTTGTTGGTCAAACGATAAACATTCTACATCTTAGTTTCTTCTGCAGTTAACATGGCTGAAAGAATATAAACTTATATCTCTAAACAAACATGATCCCGTTCTCTTTAATGGTATCAAGAACAATCCCAAGCTTACCTTCAATCCGTTCACCTTTTCGGGCCTCATAAGACAATGCATATACATCAGCTTCCTTGGACCGCTCAGCAATAAGCCGCCCTATAACTCTGCACGCGTTGTGATCTGTGAGTGAAGGTAAGTTGCTCCGAAGATCCTTGGCATTGGTGGTAGCAACTGATATCACTTTGCTGGTTCCCCGATGCATCACTTTTGCGTGGATAAATTTTTTCGAAAAGAAAACATTTAGTAAGAATGGCCTCATATACATATCAGTCTTCTGTTTCCAGGATTTCCTGTTAGGCTTCTTTGCAGCTTCACCTCGAGATCTCCGGGTCCATGCAGCTCGAACAACAGAATTCTAAAATCACAGGTAAACAGAAAGTGAGTGTGAGAGAAAGATGCCCAAAAACAACAGGAAGAGATTGTCCAAACAGAAGTGCAAGGATTATTAAGAAAGGAATTGGCACATGACAAATATATACCACAACTGCCCGACATCCAAAGATTTTTTCCTCGGTTTTAAATTACATTgaagaaccttcaaaattttctttcgcCGAGTCAGGAAAGGGATAATCAGCAGTATATATATGCTGCTGGTAGACCCTTCCACACAAAGGTTTTGCTGGATAGAGGATTTTTGGTAGTACGGAGTTAATTGAGTTTACCAAGTTTAGACACAAGATTCTAGTGACATATAAACCAAGACAATCCTTCCTTGtttacaagaaaagaaaatttgatgCATCATAGACTATAGTTTTGATACCAAGTATCCGACTAATCGTTTTCTCCTCAGTTAGATGTCACTACTCATACAACCACAATTTTAAGTTGGCTTTtcagccaaaatggtccctagaattggcataactcctcactttggtacATGCCATTGAAAATCGATATTTGTCAAACCAACCTCTCCACTTAACGAGGATATTGACAGATTTTTCACGAAACGACCATAATGATTTAAGGTGGAGAACCTCAAGGACTACTTCTATCAATTTTCAATGTCATGGACCAAACTGAGGAGTTAgccaatctcagggaccattttgactgaaaaaaaatttttaagttccacCATTATTGGGGGTGATTCCTTCCTCACTTGCAAAATCTACCCTTATCcagaaatcaaaattaaaatcgATATCTTCCTTACTTTATCTAAACTCTAAAGAGATATGGaggaatttgaagaagaaagtgaGTTACTGTATTTGGTATT
Above is a window of Malus sylvestris chromosome 15, drMalSylv7.2, whole genome shotgun sequence DNA encoding:
- the LOC126602263 gene encoding NAD(P)H-quinone oxidoreductase subunit T, chloroplastic, whose amino-acid sequence is MAFTAAPPQASHTLFLRSPPATTTTRARTSTTTRRTRSHVSVHVHASQGPSDRERAPPGVDTRIHWENDDEGWIGGSSSRKEQAEQEPESEQQKSQRQSNLLGDKFADLLNDSISDSHYQFLGVSAEADLEEIKAAYRRLSKEYHPDTTSLPLKTASDKFVRLREIYDVLSNEESRKFYNWTLAQEAASRQAEIMRMKLEDPYVKAVETYKPVPDMVDRLGGKNMALGDQAMTALTIDVLIIVFAICCITYVIFFKEPYY
- the LOC126602264 gene encoding uncharacterized protein LOC126602264, whose protein sequence is MVTIISCSAAPPSSVCGSLSLSSSGLLTTRSTQLSWVSSFPLINISIADPPTPALSRNSVVRAAWTRRSRGEAAKKPNRKSWKQKTDMYMRPFLLNVFFSKKFIHAKVMHRGTSKVISVATTNAKDLRSNLPSLTDHNACRVIGRLIAERSKEADVYALSYEARKGERIEGKLGIVLDTIKENGIMFV